GTGTGCACCGGCATCGCGGTGGCGCTGTACGGCTTCGCGCCGCGCTTCACTCCGGTGGCCTGGGGTGTGCTCAGCGTCCTGGTCGTCATCTTCTTCGTCGGCTCGCTCGACGGGCTGCCGCAATGGGTGGTGGATCTGGTGCCGTTCGTGCATCCGCCGAAACTGCCCGGCGCGCCGTTCGAGATCGCGCCCGTGCTCTGGCTGCTGGGCATCGCGGCCGCGCTGCTCGCGGCGGGCCTGCTCGCCTTCCGCCGCCGCGACCTGCGCTGAACCGGTGTGCCCGGCCCGCGCGGGAGGTCCGCGCGGGCCGAGCATCCCCACGAGCGCTCCGAAGCCGGTGCGCGCGCCCGAGCTAGTAACGATTCGCGCACGCCTTCCGCGTTCCTGCACCCGCTGTGGACTGGCACAGCGGGTGTGGGAACGCGGAAGACGTGCGCGAAACGCGGAAGACGTGCGGGAACGCGGAAGGCGTGCGGCTGATCAGAGGGCGTGCACCGTCCCAGTGCTCACCCGATCCCGAGCTTTCCCGCAAGCCGCGCCAGGTAGGCCTGCACTTCCTCGGGTGAACGATCCGGCATGCCGAAAACGACTTCGGTGACGCCGAAGTCGGCCCACTGCGCCAACTGCTCCGCGTTGTGGCGGCCCGCGAGGGCGACGATCTCGGGGTTACCCGCGCGCTCGTGTTCGCGCCAGACCCGCTGCAACAGTGCGATTTTGGAGTCCAGCCCGTCCTCGGTGGGCGTGGTGATCCACCCGTCGGCGTGGTCGGCCAGCCAGCCGAAGGTCTTCTCCGTGCCCGCCGCGCCGAGCAGCACCGGGATGCGTTTCTGCACCGGCTTGGGCCAGGACCAGCTCGCGCCGAACTGCACGAACTCGCCGGCGAAGCTGGCTTCTTCCTCGGTCCAGATGGCGCGCATCGCGTCCAGGTGTTCGCGCAGCACGGTCCGGCGCTTGTTCGGGGGGACGCCGTGATGGGCGAGTTCGTCGGTGTTCCAGCCGAATCCGACGCCGAGGCTGACGCGTCCGCCGGAAAGGTGGTCGAGCGAGGCGATGGTCTTCGCCAGGGTGATCGGATGATGTTCGGCGGGCAGCGCGACCGCTGTCGAGAGCCCGATCCGGCTGGTGACCGCGGCGACGGTGCCCAGCGCGACCCAGGGGTCGAGCGTGCGCAGGTAGCGATCGTCGGGCAGGCTCGCGTCACCCGTCCGCGGGTGCGCCGCGGCCCGCACCACGGGAATGTGCGTGTGTTCCGGTACGTAGAAGGTATCGAAACCGACACCTTCGGCGGCCACCGCCGCCTCCGCGGGCGTGATGCCCCGATCGCTGGTGAACAACACAATTCCGTACCGCACCGTACGCGCTCCCATCGCCGAAACTAGAACAAGTTCTACCATCCTTTTCCGGCGCGCACCATGGGAACGGGGTCAGAGCAGGGTGCCGCCGGTGGCGTCGATGTACGAGCCGGTGACCCAACGGGCGTCGTCGGAGGCGAGGAAGGCGACCACGTCGGCGATATCGCCGACCTCGCCGACCCGGTTGAACGCGGACCATTCGGCGAGTTCCGCGACGGCGGCGGGATCGGCGAAGACCGGCCCGCCGGTATCGGTCACGCCGGGCGCGACCGTGTTGATCGTGATCCCGCGCGGCGCGACGTAGCGGGCCAATTGCACGGTGATCTGCTCGAGCGCGCCTTTGCTCATCGCGTCGCAGATCTGCGACGGGAAGGAGGTGCGGGTCAGGCCGGAGGAGATGTTGACGATCCGCCCGCCCTCGGGCATCAGCCGCAGCGCGCGCAGGGTCAGGTAGAACGGCGCTCGGGCGTTCACCGCGATGGTGCGATCGAACAGTTCGGGTGTGACGTCTTCGGGTGTCGCGACCTCGAAGCCGGTATGCGCCGCGTTGTTGACCAGGATGTCGAGCGTCGGCGCGCCGGCGCGCACCCGTAGTTCCACCTCGAGCGCGGCGAACAGCTCCGGTATCGCCTCCGTGGTGGCGAGGTCGGCCTGGACCAAGAATGCGCAGCCGCCCGCGCTCTCGATCTGCCGCACGGTTTCCTTGCCCGCCACCTCATCGGCCGAGTAGTGCACCGCCACCAACGCGCCGTCCCGGGCGAGGCGGCGGGCGATCCCGCGCCCGATGCCGCGACTCGATCCGGTGACCAGGGCGGCTTTGCCCTGCAGCTTGCTCATGTGATCCCCTCGGATGACTACTACCGTTGGTAGTAGAGATTAGCCGGATTTGTCCGGTGTGCAATCCCTTCGGGCGGAATCAGGGCGAATTGCGTTGGGGCGCGGTATCGCCCGGTAACAGTCGCGCCGCCCAGCAGAACGTCAGCACCATGGCCACCGCGGCCGCCGTGCCGCCGATGATGTCGGTGGGCAGGTGATAGTCCAGTCCGATCATGCCGATTGCCGCAGCGAGCAGCGCCGGTATCGCGACGGCGACCGTGCTCAGGCGTGCGCGCGTGGTATCGACGAGCACGAAGAACGTGGTCGCGATCGCGACCAGATGCACGGTGTGGCCGCTGGGATAGGCCAGATAGTCGTGGAGTTGCCGATGCCACAGCGGTTTCCACACCCAGGCGTTGAGCGCGACCGCCGAGCCGGGGACCGCGAGCATGAGGGCCGCGCTGCGCCAGTGCCGTCGGTAGGCGAACCAGCCGGCGGCGATGGCCAGCAGCGGCAGCAAGATATAGGCGTTGCTCGGGACGACCAAGAGTTCCGCGAGACCGGGCCGGGCGTCGAGCGCGGCACGGATCGGGGTTGCCAGCGCGCGGTCCAGCGCAGTGGGGCCGCCGTCGGGTGGAAACGTCGCGGGCAGCGCGCCGGCCACGGTGGCGCCCACCGCGATACCGCCGAGGGTGGGTACGCCCCGTGGAATGACGTCTTGTCGCGATCCTGGCACCGATCGACGATAGACAGTGACAGGATCGCACCGGTGGACGGCTCGATATCCACAGCCGCCCCGGATGTCAATGGTCACTCGACCCAACCTGCCCGTAATGGTGCTGTGCCCGAAACCGGAACGGCGGCAGGCGAACTCGACGGAACCGGGCAAGATGCGCTGAACCGCCCGCAGGGTTGCGCGGGCTTGGTATCGTCGTGTTCGATCGGCGAACAAAAGGGTTCGTAGATCGAGGATCTCGGCTCGGTCGGCCTGGATGCAATGTGGCTCTGGCGTATTCGTGATGGTCGTCGGTGCCGGGGCAGTGACTGAGAGGTACCCATGGTGGGCGATGATGTCCAGCCGTCGCTGGCTGGCACCTATCGGCTTCCGACGGTGGTCGGACGGGCGGCCGAGCTGGCCGAAATGGGGCGTCTGCTCAGCGATCCGCGCGTTCGGCTGCTGACCCTCACCGGAACGGCCGGCGTCGGCAAGACCGTGCTGGCCCGGGAAGCGTTGTCGGACACCACACTCGACGGACGTCGCCGGGCGGCGGTCGATCTCGTGGACGGCGACGACCCGGGTGGCGTCTGGCAGGCGGTGCTGGCGTCGGCGAATCGGGTACTGCCGGGTTCGGCCGCCGCGACACCCGGACGCGACACCGCGTTCGACGTGCTGGTGGATCGGCTCGGCGAGCACCCCCTGGTGCTGTTGCTGGACAACTGCGATCGAGTAGTCGAGCGGATCTCCACCGATCTCGTGCGCCTGCTCGCGTGCTGCCCGAACCTGATCGTCGTGGCGACCAGCCGGATTCCGTTCCGGCTCTACCGCGAATGCGTGCTGTGCGTGCGTCCGCTGCCCACCGACACCGGTAGTGGCGACTACTACCCGGGCTCCTCCTTCGCCGCGGAACTGCTGCTCGACAGCATCGACAGTCACTACCGCGGGTCGGCCACCATGGCGGATCGGCTGGTCGTGGACGAGATCGTGGCGGAGTTGGACGGGGTGCCGCTGGCGCTCGAGCTGGCCGCGGGCACCATCGCCCGGATCGGCCCGGTGCGCACCCTGCAGCAGATCAAAGCCGGCGGCGAGCTGCAATCACCCGGGTATGTGGACGTCCCGGCCCGGCATCGGTCCCTGCCCGGAGCGGTCGAGTGGGGTCTGCGCGACCTCGCGCCCGAGGCGCTCGAGCTGCTGCTGCGCCTTTCGCTGTACGAGTCGGTGATCGATACCGACACCGCCTGTCTCGCAGTGGGTATCGGCGAGGAGCAGGCCGCGGCGGCGCTGGCCGACCTGGTGCAGCGCAGCCTGCTCGACCACACGGTGAGTGGCCCGCGAGGCAACGGTTACCGGCTCTTCGCGCCGGTGCGCGCCTACTGCCGGCACGCGTTGCGCGCGGACCCGGCGCGGGCCGAGGAGATTCGTGCGGACCAGGTACACCGCCTCGGTCGGCTCGCCGAGACCATCGGCCCGCAGTTCGAGCAGCACGAGCAGCGCGGTGTCGCGCTGGCCACCGCGGGCCGCCTGATCGCGGACTTCCTTGCCGCACTGCACTATCTGATCGACACCGGCCAACCCGAACAGGCGGTCCGGCTCGCGGCGGTGCTGGAATCGGCGTGGATCCAGCACGGCTATCAGGCCGAGCTGGAGTCGGTGCTGGCCAAGGCGCTGGAGATGAGCGACCGGACGACGCTCACGCCCGGCGTGACGGCGCCGCTGTGCCTCGAGGTGCTCGGCGTCTGGGCGGGTCGCTCGGGCCGGCTGCGCCGGGCCGTCGATCTGCTCACGAGTTCTGTTGCCGCATACCGGCGTTTCGACCGTCCCCTGGACGCGGCCCGGACGGCGGTGCCGCTGGCGGTGGCGCTGGCCGCGGTGGGGGAGCACGACACCGCCCGGGACCTGTTGCGAATGGCGGCGCGCTACCGCGACGAACTCGGCGGTCCGTGGCCGATGCGGATCGAACTGTCCCTGCGCCTGGTGACGCTGCCCGATCCGCCGCGGCGCGATACCGCGGCCTGGTCCGAGATCCGGGATCGGATCCGGCAGTTGGACAGCACCGCGCGCCTGATCGGACTGAACACCTTGGCGCGCACACAGATCGGGCCGCTGACCGCGGATCGCGCCCAGTCGCTGTACCGGGAGAATCTGGCGAACAACGACCTGTCCACCCATGTGCTGCAGACGATCGTCGCGCTCGAAGGCTGTGCTCGCGCCTACGACGCGGTCGGCGTCGAGTATGCCGAACCGACGTTGACCCTGCTCCTCGCGGCCCGTCACCTGCGGGCCACGCACGGGATCCCGCTGCTCGGCGCGGGCGATCCCGCGCCCCGCTTGGCGGAGAACCGGAACGCGGTGGGCGAGAGCAAGTTCCGTGAGATCCAGCGGCTGGCGGCGGAATCGACCCTGACCGAGGCGGTCGCCTACGCGCGGAACGCGCCCACGCTGCCCGACCCGGAAGATTCCCCGCTGGCCGCCCTGACGAACCGGCAGCGCGAGATCGCGACACTGGTGGCGACCGGGATGACCAACCGGATGATCGCGACCCAGTTGCGGATCTCCGAATGGACCGTGGTGAACCACGTCCGGCAGGTGATGCTCAAGCTCGACTGCCCGTCCCGGCTGCACGTCGCACTGGTGGTGGAACGCGAAGCGCAACTCGGCGATCCGGCCCCGGAGGCGCCCCGAATCGCGTTGGCGCGCAAGCCGTGACGTGTGGCCGTAAGCCTTGACCAACGATTACGGGCCGTAGGTCAGCACCGCGCTGATGACGAACCACAGGAGCCACGCGAACGCGATCAACATGCCCACCGCGAGGGTGATGCGCATGAAGGCCCGGCCGAAGTCCATGTCCCGGGTTTCCCGCGGATACAGCTTCCACGGGCTGTACCAGGGCGCCTCGACCGCGTAGATCGGCTTGCTCGCCTCCCGCTCGGCCTGGGCCAGTTCCTCCGCGTACGCCTCCGCCTGCGCCTGATTCGGGCCGCCGTGCCACAGCGTGATGTCGATCGGGCCGAGGAAGCCCTCGTTGAGCAGTTCCTGCGGGGCGGGCAGGTAGGGGAGGATGCCGAGGCCACGGAACGCGACCGCGACATCGTTCGCCGTCCACAGGTGCTTCTCCTGCTCGGCCAGCACATCGAAATAGTGCCG
This genomic stretch from Nocardia brasiliensis ATCC 700358 harbors:
- a CDS encoding ATP-binding protein, which codes for MVGDDVQPSLAGTYRLPTVVGRAAELAEMGRLLSDPRVRLLTLTGTAGVGKTVLAREALSDTTLDGRRRAAVDLVDGDDPGGVWQAVLASANRVLPGSAAATPGRDTAFDVLVDRLGEHPLVLLLDNCDRVVERISTDLVRLLACCPNLIVVATSRIPFRLYRECVLCVRPLPTDTGSGDYYPGSSFAAELLLDSIDSHYRGSATMADRLVVDEIVAELDGVPLALELAAGTIARIGPVRTLQQIKAGGELQSPGYVDVPARHRSLPGAVEWGLRDLAPEALELLLRLSLYESVIDTDTACLAVGIGEEQAAAALADLVQRSLLDHTVSGPRGNGYRLFAPVRAYCRHALRADPARAEEIRADQVHRLGRLAETIGPQFEQHEQRGVALATAGRLIADFLAALHYLIDTGQPEQAVRLAAVLESAWIQHGYQAELESVLAKALEMSDRTTLTPGVTAPLCLEVLGVWAGRSGRLRRAVDLLTSSVAAYRRFDRPLDAARTAVPLAVALAAVGEHDTARDLLRMAARYRDELGGPWPMRIELSLRLVTLPDPPRRDTAAWSEIRDRIRQLDSTARLIGLNTLARTQIGPLTADRAQSLYRENLANNDLSTHVLQTIVALEGCARAYDAVGVEYAEPTLTLLLAARHLRATHGIPLLGAGDPAPRLAENRNAVGESKFREIQRLAAESTLTEAVAYARNAPTLPDPEDSPLAALTNRQREIATLVATGMTNRMIATQLRISEWTVVNHVRQVMLKLDCPSRLHVALVVEREAQLGDPAPEAPRIALARKP
- a CDS encoding SDR family oxidoreductase, with the protein product MSKLQGKAALVTGSSRGIGRGIARRLARDGALVAVHYSADEVAGKETVRQIESAGGCAFLVQADLATTEAIPELFAALEVELRVRAGAPTLDILVNNAAHTGFEVATPEDVTPELFDRTIAVNARAPFYLTLRALRLMPEGGRIVNISSGLTRTSFPSQICDAMSKGALEQITVQLARYVAPRGITINTVAPGVTDTGGPVFADPAAVAELAEWSAFNRVGEVGDIADVVAFLASDDARWVTGSYIDATGGTLL
- a CDS encoding LLM class F420-dependent oxidoreductase, producing the protein MRYGIVLFTSDRGITPAEAAVAAEGVGFDTFYVPEHTHIPVVRAAAHPRTGDASLPDDRYLRTLDPWVALGTVAAVTSRIGLSTAVALPAEHHPITLAKTIASLDHLSGGRVSLGVGFGWNTDELAHHGVPPNKRRTVLREHLDAMRAIWTEEEASFAGEFVQFGASWSWPKPVQKRIPVLLGAAGTEKTFGWLADHADGWITTPTEDGLDSKIALLQRVWREHERAGNPEIVALAGRHNAEQLAQWADFGVTEVVFGMPDRSPEEVQAYLARLAGKLGIG
- a CDS encoding phosphatase PAP2 family protein, with protein sequence MPGSRQDVIPRGVPTLGGIAVGATVAGALPATFPPDGGPTALDRALATPIRAALDARPGLAELLVVPSNAYILLPLLAIAAGWFAYRRHWRSAALMLAVPGSAVALNAWVWKPLWHRQLHDYLAYPSGHTVHLVAIATTFFVLVDTTRARLSTVAVAIPALLAAAIGMIGLDYHLPTDIIGGTAAAVAMVLTFCWAARLLPGDTAPQRNSP